A single genomic interval of uncultured Pseudodesulfovibrio sp. harbors:
- the fsa gene encoding fructose-6-phosphate aldolase: protein MQFFLDTANLDQMLEVKELGLLDGVTTNPTLMSREGGDWRKQAEKICALVDGPVSLEVIATTYEEMVKEAKDLVSFGENVVIKVPMIAEGLKTLRELRERGIKTNVTLVFSPAQALLAAKLGATYVSPFVGRLDGLTHSGMEGVDQMRTIFDNYGFETKILVASVRHPMHVLESGLIGADVITLPYATIMQLMKHPLTDNGLAAFLADWEAFQGE, encoded by the coding sequence ATGCAGTTCTTTCTCGATACGGCCAATCTCGACCAGATGCTCGAAGTAAAGGAACTTGGGTTGCTCGACGGCGTGACAACCAATCCCACGTTGATGTCCCGTGAGGGGGGCGATTGGCGGAAACAGGCAGAAAAAATATGTGCTTTGGTAGATGGGCCAGTCAGTCTTGAAGTCATTGCCACGACGTATGAGGAGATGGTCAAGGAGGCCAAGGATCTTGTTTCATTCGGTGAGAATGTAGTGATCAAGGTTCCCATGATTGCCGAAGGACTCAAGACGCTGCGGGAGTTGCGGGAACGCGGCATCAAGACGAATGTGACGCTGGTGTTTTCTCCGGCGCAGGCCCTGCTCGCGGCGAAATTGGGTGCGACGTACGTCTCTCCTTTTGTGGGGCGGCTTGACGGCTTGACGCACAGCGGCATGGAAGGCGTGGATCAGATGCGGACCATTTTTGACAACTACGGGTTCGAGACCAAAATTCTTGTCGCCAGCGTGCGGCACCCCATGCATGTTCTGGAATCCGGGTTGATCGGGGCGGATGTCATTACATTACCATATGCGACGATCATGCAGTTGATGAAGCATCCGCTCACGGATAACGGTCTGGCTGCGTTTTTGGCGGATTGGGAGGCGTTTCAGGGGGAGTAG